In Pirellulales bacterium, the following proteins share a genomic window:
- the ftsH gene encoding ATP-dependent zinc metalloprotease FtsH produces the protein METNPPAGVPSQSPKSPAPGGSSPARPRPAPNAWIILIFLAILGAFYFYSSGTGNRVKVPYGFFWQQLEKGNIAQVELDGQTILGKFRTQPEEPPIPDEQVSEGRSSTKETSKQAAKPGATEKHPSPTAAARPKKLLPLEFITVGVGPPGENRQLNEELRKQAVSNGLIWNVKPAADDTLLVVLIYMIMPIVLIVAVWMMWRRARDQIMGGGILSGFSKSPAKRYEEAGKKTITFNDVAGLENVKNDLQEIVEFLKAPEKFTRLGGRVPKGVLLMGPPGTGKTLLARAVAGEAGVPFFSISGSEFIQMFVGVGASRVRDMFKTAKEASPCILFIDEIDAVGRHRGAGLGGGHDEREQTLNQILSEMDGFSQTEAVIVLAATNRPDVLDPALLRPGRFDRHITVDRPNQRARAAIFKVHTRDVPLANDVDIDRLAAGTVGLTGADIRNLVNEAALWATRNGKDKVDMDDFEYARDKVLMGPKREELLTGKEKRMTAYHESGHALLAWILPGVDRLHKVTIIPRGRALGVTQLLPEEDRLNIGQSELVSRLIFTLGGRAAEKLVFNEYSAGAESDLTQVTKLARRMVTHWGMSERIGPVAFRTSEEHPFLGREIHEQREFSEHTAQVIDEEVSRILHDADQRAMELLAQHREKLDALSAALEEREVLDEIEVEEILGPSPFPRASSNGRAVGKPTAKASS, from the coding sequence ATGGAAACGAACCCACCGGCAGGTGTGCCTTCACAAAGCCCCAAAAGCCCTGCCCCGGGCGGCTCATCTCCCGCACGACCGCGGCCGGCGCCGAATGCATGGATCATACTCATCTTTTTGGCGATCCTCGGTGCGTTTTATTTCTATTCGAGCGGAACGGGCAATCGCGTCAAAGTTCCCTATGGCTTTTTCTGGCAGCAGCTTGAAAAGGGGAACATCGCCCAAGTCGAACTCGACGGGCAGACGATCCTGGGAAAATTTCGCACCCAGCCCGAAGAGCCACCAATTCCCGACGAGCAGGTGTCGGAGGGCCGTAGTTCCACCAAAGAAACATCGAAGCAGGCCGCCAAGCCTGGCGCAACGGAAAAACATCCTTCTCCCACGGCCGCAGCCAGGCCGAAAAAGCTGCTGCCGTTGGAATTCATCACTGTTGGTGTCGGGCCGCCTGGCGAAAACCGCCAGTTGAACGAAGAACTGCGCAAGCAAGCGGTTTCCAACGGCCTGATCTGGAACGTCAAGCCGGCCGCCGACGACACGCTGCTGGTCGTGTTGATCTACATGATCATGCCGATCGTGTTGATCGTTGCCGTCTGGATGATGTGGCGGCGGGCGCGCGATCAGATTATGGGTGGGGGCATTCTTTCCGGCTTCAGTAAAAGCCCCGCGAAGCGGTATGAAGAAGCAGGCAAGAAAACGATTACATTCAATGATGTGGCCGGCCTGGAAAACGTAAAGAACGATCTGCAAGAGATTGTGGAGTTCCTCAAAGCGCCGGAGAAGTTTACGCGACTGGGTGGCCGAGTTCCTAAAGGGGTGCTGCTGATGGGGCCGCCGGGAACGGGAAAGACACTGCTGGCGCGGGCTGTGGCCGGCGAAGCGGGCGTTCCGTTCTTCTCGATTAGCGGTTCGGAATTCATTCAGATGTTTGTCGGCGTTGGGGCGAGTCGCGTTCGCGACATGTTTAAGACGGCCAAGGAGGCATCGCCTTGCATCTTGTTCATCGATGAAATCGACGCCGTCGGTCGGCACCGCGGCGCCGGCCTGGGGGGCGGTCACGACGAGCGCGAACAGACGCTCAATCAAATTCTCAGCGAGATGGATGGCTTCAGCCAGACCGAGGCGGTCATTGTGTTGGCCGCAACGAACCGGCCCGATGTGCTCGATCCGGCCTTGTTGCGGCCGGGGCGATTCGATCGGCATATCACCGTCGATCGACCCAATCAACGGGCCCGCGCGGCAATTTTCAAAGTTCACACGCGCGATGTACCGCTGGCCAACGACGTGGACATCGATCGTTTGGCCGCGGGAACGGTGGGACTGACGGGTGCCGATATTCGCAATCTGGTGAACGAAGCCGCGTTGTGGGCGACTCGCAACGGCAAAGACAAAGTCGACATGGACGACTTCGAATATGCCCGCGACAAAGTGCTGATGGGCCCCAAGCGAGAAGAACTTCTCACCGGCAAAGAGAAACGGATGACGGCCTACCACGAGTCGGGACACGCGTTGTTGGCGTGGATCCTGCCTGGCGTTGATCGGCTGCACAAAGTGACGATCATTCCTCGCGGCAGGGCTTTGGGCGTGACGCAGCTTTTGCCCGAGGAAGACCGGCTGAATATCGGACAATCGGAACTCGTCAGCCGGTTGATCTTTACGCTCGGCGGTCGTGCGGCTGAGAAATTGGTGTTTAACGAGTACAGCGCCGGGGCGGAAAGTGATCTGACGCAGGTCACGAAGCTCGCCCGCCGCATGGTCACACACTGGGGCATGAGCGAACGGATCGGCCCGGTGGCGTTCCGCACCAGCGAAGAGCATCCATTTTTGGGGCGCGAGATTCACGAACAGCGAGAATTCAGCGAACATACGGCACAAGTGATTGACGAAGAGGTTTCACGAATCTTACACGACGCCGATCAGCGAGCGATGGAACTACTCGCCCAACATCGCGAAAAGCTGGATGCGCTATCCGCGGCCCTCGAGGAGCGAGAAGTGCTGGACGAAATCGAAGTTGAAGAGATTCTCGGTCCATCTCCCTTTCCGCGAGCTTCCAGCAACGGTCGAGCGGTCGGCAAGCCCACTGCGAAGGCATCGTCTTAA
- a CDS encoding DUF2088 domain-containing protein, producing MPWITERGPEIAWPQLHQLMEQTVAEARRRICARPKRVLLLPPDITRMHSGAGKLTEILYNLLGGEAEIHVIPTLGQHVPHTPAENRQMFGSIPNERIHAHDWRNGCVEVGKISARFVDEITQGAADWAIPITLNRMLMEEPWDLVINIGHVVPHEVLGFANHNKNYFIGVGGKDSICASHLAAASCGIENNLGNLITPIRACFNRAEDEYLGKLPDLYVQVVLARNEKDRLVHTGVYVGDDLETYLDAARQSREQNITVFEEPVKKIVCVMQGDEFFSTWVANKSVYRTRMALADGGELIVIAPGLKRFGEQADVDALIRKYGYVGTPRVLDLYRQNAEMQDLAHGTAHLIHGSSEGRFTITYAPGQLSKAEVEGVNFQYADIGEMIARYRPHECQQGWNTTADGERYYYIPTPSAGLWATREKLYNRATGFAD from the coding sequence ATGCCTTGGATCACCGAACGCGGCCCGGAAATCGCGTGGCCGCAATTGCATCAACTGATGGAACAAACTGTGGCCGAAGCCCGGCGACGGATTTGCGCGAGGCCAAAGCGAGTGCTGCTATTGCCTCCCGATATTACGCGGATGCACAGCGGTGCGGGAAAGCTCACCGAGATTTTGTACAATTTGCTCGGCGGCGAAGCCGAAATCCACGTCATTCCCACGCTCGGCCAACATGTGCCGCACACGCCCGCCGAAAATCGGCAGATGTTCGGCAGCATTCCTAACGAGCGAATTCACGCCCACGACTGGCGTAACGGCTGCGTCGAGGTCGGCAAAATATCGGCCCGATTTGTCGATGAGATCACGCAGGGCGCGGCCGACTGGGCGATTCCGATTACACTCAACCGCATGTTGATGGAAGAGCCATGGGATCTGGTGATCAACATTGGCCATGTCGTGCCGCACGAAGTGCTGGGGTTTGCTAATCACAACAAGAACTATTTCATCGGCGTGGGCGGCAAAGATTCGATTTGCGCTTCGCATCTGGCGGCGGCTTCGTGCGGAATTGAGAACAACTTGGGAAATCTCATTACGCCGATCCGAGCTTGCTTCAATCGAGCCGAGGATGAATATCTCGGCAAATTGCCCGATCTCTACGTGCAGGTCGTGCTAGCGCGCAACGAAAAGGATCGGTTGGTTCATACCGGCGTCTATGTTGGCGACGATTTGGAAACCTATCTTGACGCCGCCCGGCAATCGCGCGAGCAGAACATCACCGTATTCGAGGAACCGGTGAAAAAAATCGTCTGCGTGATGCAAGGAGACGAGTTTTTCAGTACCTGGGTGGCGAACAAATCGGTCTACCGCACCCGCATGGCTCTGGCCGACGGTGGCGAGTTGATTGTGATCGCTCCAGGCCTCAAACGATTTGGTGAACAAGCCGACGTCGATGCCTTGATCCGCAAATATGGTTACGTCGGCACGCCTCGCGTCCTCGATCTGTACCGACAAAATGCCGAAATGCAAGACCTCGCTCATGGTACGGCGCACTTGATTCACGGCTCGAGCGAAGGCCGCTTTACCATCACCTATGCGCCAGGCCAGCTCTCGAAAGCCGAAGTCGAAGGAGTGAATTTCCAGTACGCCGACATTGGCGAGATGATCGCTCGCTATCGTCCCCATGAATGCCAACAAGGATGGAACACAACGGCAGACGGCGAGCGATACTACTATATCCCCACGCCATCCGCTGGCCTCTGGGCGACGCGTGAAAAGCTTTACAACCGCGCCACGGGATTCGCGGATTAA
- a CDS encoding S41 family peptidase: protein MPRRNLWAILGVAAVSLVCYHAADRNPLGRYFSQVVDRIEQQYVEEVDRQKLWNAAVDGMIAELHDPYSHYDSPSKAAELEEELEQQFAGVGLMLAPTTDQLTVFSPIVGSPAYRAGILAGDVITKIDGVSTQGMTISEASRRMRGKANQPVHVTIERVGHSAPIEVTVTRGIVKLDSVLGDTRLADDRWNFFLDRDKNIAYLRIVNFGERTVDELRAALEELKAGGMKGLILDLRNNPGGLLPAAVGVCELFLPKGQTIVTVRGRDGAVPERKFVAGGGEKFLDLPLAVLVNHTSASASEIVAGCLQDHHRAVIIGERTWGKGTVQNIIQLSDDIGNLTLTTAKFLRPSEKPIHRQLDAKGADPWGVSPDAGYQVTLSDEGWKNWNQWRRERDIVRPHSDSEPAFKSEISQQDKPLRRAVDSIESKIAGGEEKPAI, encoded by the coding sequence ATGCCCCGTCGTAATCTATGGGCGATACTTGGCGTCGCTGCCGTATCGTTGGTTTGCTACCACGCGGCCGATCGCAATCCATTGGGGCGATATTTTTCGCAGGTGGTCGATCGCATCGAGCAACAATACGTCGAGGAGGTTGATCGCCAAAAGCTGTGGAACGCAGCCGTCGATGGCATGATCGCCGAACTGCACGATCCCTACTCGCACTACGACAGTCCCAGCAAGGCCGCAGAGCTGGAGGAGGAGCTTGAACAACAATTTGCCGGCGTCGGCCTGATGCTCGCTCCAACAACCGATCAATTGACGGTATTCAGCCCCATTGTCGGCTCGCCTGCTTACCGTGCGGGAATTCTTGCCGGAGATGTGATCACGAAAATCGATGGCGTTTCGACGCAGGGGATGACGATTTCTGAAGCCAGTCGACGCATGCGCGGCAAAGCGAATCAGCCGGTTCATGTGACGATCGAACGTGTCGGCCATAGCGCCCCGATCGAAGTGACTGTCACGCGCGGTATCGTGAAGCTGGATTCGGTGCTTGGCGATACGCGGTTGGCCGACGACCGCTGGAACTTTTTTCTCGATCGCGACAAGAATATCGCATATCTCCGCATCGTCAACTTTGGCGAAAGAACCGTCGATGAACTCCGCGCGGCGCTGGAGGAACTTAAGGCTGGCGGCATGAAAGGCTTGATCCTCGACTTGCGAAACAATCCTGGTGGGCTGTTGCCAGCGGCCGTTGGCGTGTGCGAGTTGTTCTTGCCCAAAGGCCAAACCATTGTCACCGTGCGCGGCCGCGATGGCGCTGTGCCGGAACGAAAGTTCGTGGCTGGCGGCGGTGAAAAATTCCTGGACTTGCCGCTGGCGGTACTCGTGAATCACACTTCCGCCAGTGCTAGCGAAATCGTCGCCGGTTGCTTGCAGGATCATCATCGCGCCGTCATCATTGGCGAACGAACGTGGGGCAAGGGAACGGTGCAAAACATCATTCAATTGAGCGATGACATTGGCAACCTTACCTTGACCACGGCAAAGTTCCTGCGACCGAGTGAGAAACCGATTCATCGCCAACTTGACGCGAAAGGAGCCGATCCATGGGGCGTGTCGCCAGATGCTGGCTATCAAGTGACGCTGTCCGATGAAGGTTGGAAAAACTGGAACCAATGGCGACGCGAGCGCGACATCGTGCGGCCACACAGTGATAGCGAACCAGCCTTCAAATCCGAGATTTCGCAGCAGGACAAGCCACTCCGTCGGGCGGTGGACTCGATCGAATCGAAAATTGCCGGCGGCGAAGAAAAACCGGCAATTTAG
- a CDS encoding toxin-antitoxin system YwqK family antitoxin, whose protein sequence is MSQLSLNFRILLLIGSLAPCWSISIGAVYAQSTDSKPAARFVREDVARVLYEDRTPYITKQIKVFSDNSTVDHGLYTRFYRNGQKAEEGQYVDGKKQGPWKLWYENGQEAKTENYVDNKLDGHWVLLSNEGKPMRERSYKAGKRDGKWVSYYANGKPQIEENYAKGNRNGAVLVWYESGAKDSQRNYVNGLPDGKQQQWHENGKLGRQNEYRNGKLNGLATEWDKEGNLIKQAEFHDGVLVDKSAAP, encoded by the coding sequence ATGTCGCAACTGTCGCTGAATTTTCGCATCCTACTACTGATCGGATCGCTGGCGCCCTGCTGGTCGATCTCGATCGGCGCTGTTTACGCTCAGTCAACCGACAGCAAACCTGCCGCTCGGTTCGTCCGCGAAGACGTCGCCCGCGTGTTGTACGAAGATCGAACGCCGTACATTACCAAGCAAATTAAAGTGTTTAGCGATAATTCGACTGTCGATCACGGCCTTTACACCCGTTTCTACCGCAATGGCCAGAAAGCCGAGGAGGGGCAATATGTCGATGGCAAGAAGCAAGGACCGTGGAAGCTATGGTATGAAAACGGGCAAGAAGCGAAAACGGAAAACTACGTCGACAACAAACTCGATGGCCATTGGGTGCTTCTCAGTAACGAAGGTAAGCCGATGCGCGAGCGAAGCTATAAGGCTGGCAAGCGCGACGGAAAATGGGTGAGTTACTATGCAAACGGCAAGCCGCAGATCGAAGAAAACTATGCCAAGGGCAATCGGAATGGCGCGGTCCTGGTGTGGTACGAAAGTGGTGCGAAGGATTCGCAGCGCAATTATGTAAATGGCTTGCCAGACGGCAAGCAACAACAGTGGCACGAAAATGGCAAATTGGGCAGGCAAAACGAATATCGCAACGGCAAGCTGAATGGCCTGGCGACGGAGTGGGACAAGGAAGGCAACCTAATTAAGCAGGCAGAATTTCACGACGGAGTGTTAGTCGATAAGTCGGCAGCGCCATAA